A window from Drosophila nasuta strain 15112-1781.00 chromosome 3, ASM2355853v1, whole genome shotgun sequence encodes these proteins:
- the LOC132793705 gene encoding protein spitz, with protein sequence MRLPLLLLPLIAASACLLSITAACSSRAITKPRPEAPPPEAASTTVAPSTAPDNVIALTTPSRPNITFPIFRCPPTYAAWYCLNDATCFTVEIHNEVLYNCECALGFMGPRCEYKEIDGTYLPTRNRVMLEKASIVSGATLAVIFMAMCCVVLYLRHEKQAKQKLHAGGGGNDVADMAFENAGVDEVDGLKPLRIARRPFGPHHSRILTLEQAYLQSATSHERERH encoded by the coding sequence ATGAGActtccgctgctgctgctgccgctaaTTGCTGCCTCCGCTTGCCTGCTATCGATAACCGCCGCCTGCTCATCGCGTGCCATAACCAAACCCCGTCCAGAGGCACCACCACCAGAGGCTGCATCCACCACCGTCGCCCCCTCGACGGCACCTGACAATGTGATTGCATTGACAACACCATCGCGACCCAATATCACATTTCCGATCTTTCGCTGTCCGCCCACCTATGCGGCATGGTATTGCCTGAATGATGCCACCTGCTTCACCGTCGAGATCCACAACGAGGTGCTCTACAACTGCGAGTGTGCGCTCGGATTTATGGGACCCCGATGCGAGTACAAGGAGATCGATGGCACCTACTTGCCCACAAGGAATCGTGTGATGCTGGAGAAGGCGAGCATTGTGAGTGGCGCCACGCTCGCTGTCATCTTTATGGCCATGTGCTGTGTGGTCCTGTATCTGCGGCACGAGAAGCAAGCGAAGCAGAAGCTCCATGCCGGTGGTGGTGGCAACGATGTGGCGGACATGGCATTCGAGAATGCCGGCGTCGATGAGGTGGACGGGCTAAAGCCATTGCGCATAGCGCGACGTCCATTTGGACCGCATCATAGTCGCATTTTAACCCTGGAGCAGGCGTATCTTCAGTCGGCTACAAGCCATGAGAGAGAAAGGCATTGA